In the Cydia splendana chromosome 2, ilCydSple1.2, whole genome shotgun sequence genome, one interval contains:
- the LOC134801075 gene encoding uncharacterized protein LOC134801075, translating to MLLRNLSPPKLCNGTRLKVVQLQGNLIEAQILTGCGAGEAVFIPRIPLIPNNVPFHFKRLQFPVSVCFAMTINKSQGETLRAAGVDLRTGCFSHGQLYVACSRVISCTELFVLMPAGETHNVVYKEVL from the coding sequence ATGCTTCTTCGGAATTTGTCGCCTCCGAAGTTATGCAACGGAACCCGGTTAAAGGTAGTGCAGCTGCAGGGAAACCTCATTGAGGCGCAGATCCTGACGGGGTGCGGCGCCGGAGAAGCCGTATTCATCCCGCGCATCCCCCTCATTCCGAACAACGTCCCGTTCCACTTCAAGCGTCTACAGTTCCCCGTGAGCGTCTGCTTCGCCATGACGATCAACAAGTCGCAGGGGGAGACGCTGCGCGCCGCCGGCGTGGACCTGCGCACGGGTTGCTTCTCGCACGGGCAGCTCTACGTGGCGTGCTCGCGCGTCATTAGCTGCACGGAGCTGTTCGTGCTAATGCCCGCCGGGGAGACTCACAATGTGGTTTACAAGGAAgtattgtaa
- the LOC134801086 gene encoding ATP-dependent DNA helicase pif1-like: MAAVVSTNIPRLNIEQRYIFDRVVQSVEQQSGEIYFLDAPGGTGKTFLTGILLAEARKQGKIALAVASSGIAATLLPGDKTAHTTFKMPIDLDSTETPVCGVSRNCDKARVLQECSLIVWDECTMAHKKAVEAVDRMLQDVRRTAHAMGGVTMLFCGDFRQTLPVVTRGLRADEVNACLKRSVLWPSVQKLRLTENMRVQQGGGSHVQELARVLLQVGEGLLEETNGLVRLPETLCRIVPSVEDLIWSVYGDLS; this comes from the coding sequence ATGGCAGCTGTCGTCAGTACCAACATCCCCAGGCTGAATATAGAGCAACGGTACATATTCGACAGAGTCGTCCAAAGTGTTGAACAGCAATCGGGCGAAATATATTTCTTGGACGCGCCAGGAGGCACCGGAAAGACGTTCCTTACTGGTATCCTACTGGCAGAAGCGAGGAAACAAGGAAAAATCGCGCTAGCTGTGGCGTCTTCGGGAATCGCTGCTACGTTGCTGCCTGGTGACAAAACGGCTCACACAACTTTCAAGATGCCAATAGATTTGGACAGCACGGAAACTCCTGTCTGCGGGGTATCAAGAAACTGTGATAAAGCCAGAGTTCTACAGGAATGCAGTTTGATCGTCTGGGACGAGTGTACTATGGCGCATAAAAAGGCCGTAGAAGCCGTAGATCGGATGCTCCAAGACGTAAGAAGGACGGCGCACGCAATGGGTGGCGTTACAATGTTGTTTTGCGGTGACTTCCGCCAGACTTTGCCGGTCGTGACGCGTGGTCTTCGAGCCGACGAGGTAAATGCCTGCCTGAAGAGGTCGGTGTTGTGGCCAAGCGTGCAGAAGCTGCGCCTGACTGAGAATATGCGAGTCCAACAAGGAGGAGGCTCACATGTCCAAGAATTAGCCCGGGTACTGCTTCAGGTTGGAGAAGGACTTCTGGAGGAAACCAACGGCCTGGTTCGATTACCAGAGACGTTATGCAGGATCGTTCCGTCCGTTGAAGACCTCATTTGGAGCGTATACGGAGACCTGAGCTAG
- the LOC134801096 gene encoding uncharacterized protein LOC134801096, with product MRRYGGADLFITFTCNPKWPEITNELLAGQLPTDRYDIVSRVFHLKQKRLIDLLTKDKVFGSVRCFMFSIEWQKRGLPHSHTLLWLEEKNRPNDIDLVISAELSDPEVDPRLYNIIKTHMIHGPCGTINPNSPCMKNGRCTKRFPKSLVAETVTGENGYPSYRRRSAEDGGFTAEVRTRGQTVQVYGAGDL from the coding sequence ATGCGGAGATACGGTGGCGCCGACCTGTTCATAACGTTTACCTGCAATCCGAAGTGGCCTGAGATCACGAATGAGCTCCTCGCTGGTCAGCTACCAACCGACAGGTACGACATCGTGTCGCGAGTCTTTCACCTCAAGCAAAAGCGCCTAATTGACCTACTTACAAAAGATAAAGTGTTTGGTAGTGTGCGCTGCTTCATGTTCTCCATCGAGTGGCAGAAACGCGGTTTACCACACTCGCACACCCTGCTGTGGCTAGAGGaaaaaaataggccaaacgACATTGATTTGGTGATCAGCGCCGAGCTGTCAGATCCCGAAGTTGATCCTCGCCTTTACAACATAATCAAGACCCACATGATTCACGGACCTTGCGGCACCATAAACCCGAACTCGCCGTGCATGAAGAACGGCCGCTGCACAAAACGGTTCCCTAAGAGTTTAGTCGCGGAAACCGTTACTGGTGAAAACGGCTACCCATCGTATCGGCGCCGATCTGCTGAAGATGGCGGGTTCACGGCCGAGGTCAGAACTCGCGGTCAAACTGTACAGGTATACGGCGCTGGGGATCTTTAA